From a region of the Scyliorhinus torazame isolate Kashiwa2021f chromosome 15, sScyTor2.1, whole genome shotgun sequence genome:
- the nipa1 gene encoding magnesium transporter NIPA1 isoform X3 produces MGLAQIGNFLAYNTAPAALVTPLGALGVPFGSLLASYMLQEKLNLLGKLGCLLSCAGSIVLLIHAPKTENITSSVQLEEKLANPVFLGYTCIILALLIVLIFWIAPSHGSTNVLVYIGICSLLGSFTVPSSKGIGLAAQDAFSDDPSSQRALFLFAILLVTLICSILIQFMYINKALQYFDSSIFSAIYYVVFTVLVILASAILFREWNDVGFVDFLGMLCGFITVSVGITLLQVFKEFNISASDLKKITSKKH; encoded by the exons TGGGACTGGCTCAAATAGGAAACTTCCTAGCATACAACACTGCCCCTGCTGCATTGGTAACGCCACTAGGAGCCCTCGGCGTCCCATTTGG GTCACTCTTGGCTTCCTATATGTTGCAAGAGAAGCTAAACTTGTTAGGAAAATTAGGATGTCTCTTAAGCTGTGCAGGTTCAATTGTGCTGCTCATTCATGCTCCCAAAACTGAGAATATAACATCAAGTGTGCAACTGGAAGAGAAACTAGCAAATCCAG TGTTTCTTGGTTACACCTGCATTATTCTAGCACTTCTCATCGTGCTTATTTTCTGGATTGCACCTTCCCACGGCTCCACCAACGTCCTGGTTTACATTGGTATTTGTTCCTTACTGGGGAGTTttacagtgcccagcagtaaaggCATTGGCTTGGCCGCCCAAGATGCATTTAGCGATGATCCCTCGAGTCAAAGAGCACTGTTCCTCTTTGCCATCCTGTTGGTAACATTAATTTGCAGTATTCTCATTCAGTTTATGTACATTAATAAGGCTTTGCAATACTTCGATTCCTCCATATTCAGTGCGATATACTACGTGGTTTTCACAGTTTTGGTCATTTTGGCATCTGCCATCCTCTTTCGAGAGTGGAATGATGTTGGATTTGTAGATTTTCTTGGAATGCTGTGTGGATTTATCACTGTTTCAGTTGGAATCACCCTCTTGCAGGTCTTCAAGGAATTCAACATCTCTGCCAGCGACTTAAAAAAAATCACTTCAAAGAAACACTGA